CATTTATACATGGAGGCGGCTTTAGCTGGGAATCGTTAGGCAGAGGTATGTTAGGGCTTTTCGTCGTTCTGGCAATAGCCTATGCTTTAAGTAATAACCGACGGCGAATAGATTGGAAGTTGGTAGGAGGCGGATTACTGATGCAGATTCTTTTAGCACTTGCTGTACTTTATATTCCTTTTATAGGACAATTATTTGAGTGGATCGGACACATTTTCCTTAAAATAATGGATTTTACACAAGATGGAATGCGCTTTCTTTTAGGCCCTTATGCCGATAAGACGGGAAGTGCCGGTTTTGTTTTCCTTTTCCATGCTCTTCCGGTAGTTATTTTCTTTTCAGCACTTGTTTCCTTGTTTTACTATTGGGGTGTTATTCAACGAATTGTAATTGCTTTTGCTTGGATATTGAAAAAGTTTATGAAAATAACCGGAGCGGAAGGTTTGGTGGTTGCCGGTAATATTTTTATGGGAATGACCGAGTCGCCTGTATTGATTAAGAATTATCTTCCCCACATGAATCGTTCCGAGATTTTTTTGGTGATGGTTGCAGGTATGGGAACAATTGCCGGTTCCGTAATGGCTTCTTATATCGGCATGTTAGGTAGTTCGGATCCCGAATCGAGATTGATGTTTGCCAAGTTGTTGCTTTCTGCGTCGGTAATGGCAGCTCCGGCAGCCGTGGTGATTGCTAAGATCATGTGTCCCCAGACAGAAGATGTAAAAGATGTGGCTACGAAAGTGGAATCCAGACAGTATGCCAATGCGTTGGATGCACTTGCTTCGGGGACTACCCTAGGAGTGAAACTAATGGTAAATATAGCGGCTATGTTGTTGGTTTTTATTGCAGTAGTCGGATTATTGAATTATATTACCGAAGATATTATAGGACGTTTTACCGGACTAAACGATTGGGTAGTGGAGTTTACGGGCGGGAAAGCCGGCGGTTTTACCATTCAGTTTATATTAGGGTTTATTCTTTCTCCTCTCATGTGGTTGATCGGGGTTCCTACTTCTGATATTTCATTAGTAGGTTCTTTGCTAGGACAGAAGACAATACTGAATGAATTTGTAGCTTATTCGCAATTGCAGCAGTGGAAGGATGCCGGATTATTTGTATATGAAAAATCTGTGATCATGTCTACTTATATTCTTTGCGGATTTGCCAATATCAGTTCCATTGGTATCTTGTTGGGAGGACTGGGGGTATTGGCTCCGGAAAAAAGAAAGATGATTACACAAATGGGAGTTCCCTCCATGATTGGCGGTGCTTTGGTTTCTATCCTGTCTGCCACTATGATAGGATTGATACTAGGGTAATGTCTTGAAAGTAAATTTATATTTTAGATTATGGGAATAAGATTCTTGATTTCATAGGTAGAATTTATACGTATTATATATAGTAGGATAAAACAGATAGGAAATATGCAGATTTTTTATGCTCCGGATATTGCCGTGAATCCGGAATTACCGGATGAGGAAGCGCAACATTGTATACGAGTACTCCGACTTACAGAAGGAAATGAAATTTTACTTACGGATGGAAAAGGACGTTTTTATAAAGCTATTATTTCCAGGGCACATCCTAAACATTGCGAAGTCTCGATCCGGGAAAGCTGGGAACAATTGCCCTTGTGGAATTTCCGGATTCACGTTGCGGTAGCTCCTACCAAGAACATGGATCGAATGGAATGGTTTGTTGAAAAGGCTACGGAAATTGGAGTGAATGAAATAACTTGTTTGAATTGTCGTTTTTCAGAACGTAGAGAAATTAAACCGGCACGCTTGGAAAAAATTCTTATTTCAGCCGTTAAACAATCGCAAAAGGCAACTATACCTGTGTTAAATGGTATGACAGACTTTAAACAATTTGTCCGCCAGCCTTTTGCCGGTCGTAAATTTATTGCCCATTGTAACGAAGGGGAAAAACCTTTGTTAAAAGAATTGTATAATAAAGGAGAAAATGCCTTGATTCTGATTGGACCGGAAGGTGATTTTAGTCCGGAAGAGGTTGATGAGGCCCAAAAGCAGGGATATGAGGCCATATCATTAGGTAATAGCCGGTTACGTACCGAAACAGCAGCTTTGGTGGCTTGCCACACTTTACATGTACTGAATTATTAAGGAAATGCGTTAAGCCAATAGGTAGAAAATCAACACAGAGACACAGAAACACAGAGAAATATAAGATATTCATCCTGAGACTTCTGTGTTTCTGTGTCTCCGTATTCAAGTTTCTTTTAATATATTCTCATTTCATCCAATTGCCATTCTTTTAAAAAGTATGCTCACCTCCGGTTACCCCGTATACTTCTGCCGTAACATAGCTTGATTCAGGAGAAGCTAAGAAGACGTATACTCCGGCAAGTTCCGCTGGTTGCCCAGCACGTTTCAGCGGGGTACTTTGACCAAAATGAGGAAGCTTTTCCGGCAGTTGGCCCCCTGAAATTTGTAAAGGTGTCCAAATAGGTCCGGGTGCTACCGCATTAACACGGATTCCACGAGGTGCCAATTGTTTAGCCAATGCACGGCTGAAAGCCATAATAGCACTTTTTGTCGAAGCGTAATCCACCAAGATCTCACTAGGCCGGTATGCTTGAATGGAAGTGGTGGTAATAATAGTAGAACCTGCCGGCATATACTTTAAAGCCGGCTGCAAAATCCAGAATAATGAAAAAACGTTTGTTTCAAACGTTTTAAGTAACTGTTCTGTAGTAATGTCTTCAAAGTTCTTAACAGCTACCTGTTTACCTGCTACCAGAGCGACAATATCCAGACCTCCTAATTCATGATAAGCCTTCTCTACCATTTCTTTACAAAAAGCTTCATCACTAATATCTCCCGGAATCAGAACGGCTTTACGTCCAGCCTCTTCAATGTATTTGGCTACTTCTTCCGCATCTTTTTGCTCGAAAGGCAAGTAATTGATAGCTACATCAGCCCCTTCACGGGCATAAGCAATTGCGGCAGCCCGGCCGATCCCTGAGTCGCCTCCTGTAACTAAAGCCTTCCGACCTTCCAATTTATTACATCCCCGGTAGCTCTCTTCTCCACAATCCGGTTTAGGCTTCATTTCTAATTGTAAGCCCGGAGCTTGCTGTTGCTGTATTTCATAAGTCCCTGCATAATACTGAGTCAGGGGATTCTGCAATTTATTATTCTTTTCTTTCATAAATTCTCATTTTATGTGAAATTCTTTTCACTATTAATTGCTTGATTAAAAACGATTTATTTATCAAACTAAAAACAAAGTCTAAAAATCTTTTGTTTATCATTTTAACCCCTGCTTACTCTTTATCTTTATTTTTTACTTTTCCCAGCACTCTATTTATTGTATGTATATTAAAACTTAGAAGCGGACAAACACGTATTTATTATTTTATCTTCTTTTGTCGTATTGGTAGAATATCTTTACATTTGTGCCGTTTACAATAACAATCAATAGAATGGAAATCAAACAAAATTACTCACTAGAGAAACATAATACTTTCCGTTTACCCGTAAAAGCCCGTTGGTTTTTGGAATATGATACTGAAGAAGATATTGTTACTGCCCTGCGGGACGAATATTTTATGGAATGTTACAAAATACATATCGGTGCAGGAAGCAATCTCTTATTTTTAAATGATTTCAACGGGATCATTCTTCATTCACGTATAAAAGATATTACGGTTATAAGTGAAAACGAAGAATCAGTCTGTCTTAAGGTAGGGTCAGGAGTAATTTGGGATGAACTGGTACAGTATGCGGTTTCTCATGGTTGGGGTGGAATCGAAAATCTTTCTCATATCCCGGGTGAAGTAGGAGCTGCCGCTATTCAGAATATCGGAGCATACGGGGTTGAGGTAAAAGATGTAATCGATTCGGTAGAGGGCTACCATATTCCGACACTGGAAAAACAGGTATTCTCAAAAGCTGAATGCCAATATGCATATCGTTCCAGTATTTTTAAGACTGAATACGCGGACCAATATATTATTGCGTATGTAAATATACGCCTGTCTAAAAAACCTTTATTTTCGCTTTCATACGGTAATTTAAAAGATGAACTTGCCAAATATCCTGAAATATCTCTTCAAACCATACGGGACGCAATCATTGCAATTCGATCTAAAAAACTTCCTGATCCTGAACAAATAGGAAACGCAGGTAGTTTTTTTATGAATCCGGTGGTAACGGAAGAGGAGTTTCAAGAACTAAAAAATAAGTTTCCTGATATTCCTTCTTATCCGGCTTCCGATAATAAAGTGAAAGTTCCTGCTGCTTGGCTTATCGAGCAATGTGGTTTTAAGGGACAAGCTTATGGACAGGCCGGAGTATACGATAAACAAGCATTAGTTTTGGTAAACTTGGGAAATGCCGACGGCAACGAAATAGCGCTTCTCGCAGATATCATTATACAAACGGTAGAAGTTCGTTTCGGAATCAGGCTTAGGCCAGAAGTAAAATATATTTGCTAAAAAATGAGAATAACTTTTTTAGGAACCGGAACTTCTACAGGGGTTCCGGAGATAGGCTGCCAATGTGAAGTGTGTACTAGTAATGATAAGCGTGACCGGCGTTTACGTACTTCCATATTGGTAGAGACGCAAGGTAAAAAAAATTTAATAGATTGTGGACCTGATTTTCGTTGGCAAGTTCTGGTTAACCGGATAACTCACCTGGACGGAGTACTGGTTACTCATGAACACTATGATCATGTAGGCGGTCTGGATGACTTACGTCCTTTTTGCCGTCACCATACGGATGTGAATATTTATACGGAACAAAATGTGGCTGATGCGATTCGTACCCGCATTCCCTATGTCTTTAAAGAAAATCCTTATCCCGGAGTCCCTCGTCTTAAATTGCATGAAATAACGGCAGGTACTCCTTTTATGGTAGCCGGAGTAAAGATTATCCCTATCCGGGTGATGCACGGGCGGTTACCGATTTTAGGTTTCCGCATTGGAAATTTTGCTTATCTGACAGATTTAAAAACTCTTCCCGAAGAGGAATTTATTAAATTGCAGCATTTAAAAGTATTGGTAATAGATGCTTTACGAAAAGAAGAACATCCTACTCATGCATCGGTCGATGAAGCCATGCAACTGGTAAATCGTTTGCATCCGGATGAATCTTATTTTATCCATATGAGCCATAAAATAGGACTTCATGCTATAGTAGATAAAGAATTGCCTGCTCATGTGCATTATTCATATGATGGTTTAATTGTTGATATTCCGGAAGAACTTCCGCAGGCAGAATAATAAAGTTCGCTGTTATCCGAAGTAATTTGGGAAGTGATGCAAAGAGAGGGGAACAGGTGAGTAAGTTTTACCGTCAATGTATCTGCAAGTGAATGATACAAACTATCGGGAAAGTTAACCTGGGTTTCTTCCCGAAACGGCAAGCTACCGAAAATGCATAATTCGTTTTGACGTGTAGAAAGGTCGGCACTTAGCCATCCTTCGGTGACAGATGGTGAAATAAGTGAATCCGGAAAAATATCTAACTTGTACTTTTTTGTTTGGAAAAAGATACTTGCCGGATTGTTCCGGTTGAGCCTTTTTCTTAGTATTTCTATTGCTACAGGAAGTTGTGTAAATGTATGCTGTTGTTGTAAAACCGATTTTTCCAGTAATTTCTTATTGTAGCTGCATATAAATATGCCTTTTTGGTAAGAATAGCCTAAAAAACTTTTTCCTTTTCCGGGATAATAGAGTAGTTTACTTCCTACATATTCTTGTTGCATAGGAGAATAGCCTGTTGCTATCTTTTCAAATATATCTTTCTTTATATTGTTCATCTGGTTATTTCCCGGATTACCATATAGTAATATACCTTCCGGACAAAAAGCAATTAGAAATGAAACATTTCCTTTTGTTCTCTCGATAATAGAACAGTATTCTTCCGGCAGAGTGGTGTTAAATATTTGTCGGGCTAACGGTAAACGTAATAGTTTAGAAAAATTTCCTGCCTTGTCTATATAGATAAATGCATAGCAATCCGTAGGGACAAGGGTAAACAAATCTGCACTTTCAGATAGTTGATGGTTTTTTACTCCTTTCAGAAAGCAGAGTATTGCCACGACTACTACCAGCGTTGCAAGTAAAGAAAACGTAAGTTCTGTATGTTTCGATTTCATTTCCTTCTTTTCGTTATACTCCCATAACATTTACTCCTAACAAATGTATATAAAAATCCGATACTTTAACACGTTAGATAAAAAAATAGCAGGAAGATAATAGAGTTAATGATTATGGACAAATAAAAAATGAGTGAAGCGAATACTCATATTAAAAAAGTTAGCCTGTTTATTTATGGAAGAATACTTAAGATTTTTCTCAAAATTAGAGAATGAAAAGATCAATCATGTTAAATACTTTTAATAATGCTGCAAATTCAACCAATAATGTGCTTTAAGAGAGAATTATCGTCGATTAAATTACAAGGATATAATTTATCGTTGTTATATTTGCACCATTAAAATAAAAACAGATATAAAACAGAAGGTTCTAATATCAAAATTTCAGATATGAAAGTAATTCTTATTTTCTTTGTACTTTTCTTAGTTATAAGTAATGCGGCAACAGCTCAACTGAAGATTGGCGGAAAGAAAATTAATACTGGGAAATTAATCGATGCAGGAACTGATACAATAAAGGTCGTTATGTTAACCGATGCGGATTCTACCCGTCCGGATAGTGAAGAACGTTCTGCTTGTATAAAACAAAAAGCCGATGAATACACACAAACTCAGCAATGAGATATTATTTAATAACAAACAAATTTAATTTTACAAATGAACAAAACACAGTTGGTGGATGCAATGGCTGCAAAAAGTGGCTTGAGCAAGACGGATGTAGCAAAAGCGCTCAATGCTTTTACAGAATGTGTAGGTGAAGCAACAAAGGCTGGTGACAGCGTAGCTCTTGTAGGTTTTGGTTCTTTTTCTGTTGCACAACGTAGTGCACGTCAAGGAATTAATCCTCGTACGAAGGAAACTATCGAAATTCCTGCTAAGAAAGTTGTAAAATTCAAACCGGGAGCTGCTTTAGATTTGGAATAATCTGAATTCTTTTTTGCAAAGAAGGTTTTCCGGCTTGTTTTCGGGCTCCTTCTTTTGCATTCATCCCAAGGTTGAGTAAAAATTACTTTCCGTAAAGAGGGTGTCCAAAAGATAAGTCATATATATATAGGCTAACTTTTTAGACTCCCTTTTTCTATTTTATGAATGCGTCGCTTAAATCAAAACAATATGCAAAACGGATATTATATAGGCATTTCTTCTTTTGCGTTCCTCACCTTAAGTACCGCTTGTAACCAATCGCAGAAATCACTCCGACCTGCTCCTCCTGCTATGAAACCAAACATCATTTTTATTTATGCTGATGATTTGGGGTACGGAGATTTGGAGTGTTATGGTGCTACCCGCGTAAAAACGCCTAATGTAAATAAATTGGCTTCGGAAGGTATCCGGTTTACCAATGCGCATGCGGCAGCTTCTACCAGTACTCCTTCGCGGTATGCCATGCTCACGGGCGAATATGCTTGGCGACAACCCGGAACAGATGTTGCTCCTGGAGATGCAGGAATGATTATCCGTCCGGAACGCTACACGTTGGCCGATATGTTCAAGCAGGCAGGATATACAACTGCAGCTATCGGAAAATGGCATTTAGGATTGGGAGATAAAACCGGAGAGCAAGATTGGAACAAACAAATTTCGCCTGCTCTTACGGATATAGGTTTCGATTATTCTTATATTATGGCTGCTACGGCAGACCGGGTTCCGTGTGTGTATGTAGAAAATGGGCTGGTGGTTAACCTGGATCCCGATGATCCGATTGAAGTAAGTTATAAACGTAATTTTGCCGGCGAACCTACCGGAAAAGATAATCCTGAACTTCTTTACCGTCAGAAGCCGAGCCACGGACATGATATGTCTATTGTGAACGGTATTTCCCGGATCGGTTTTATGAAAGGTGGAAAGAAGGCTTTGTGGAATGATGAAACAATTGCAGATAGCATTACCGCCAAGGCGGTTCGTTTTATTCACCAACATCAGTCGGAACCTTTCTTTCTTTATTTTGCAACTAATGATGTACATGTGCCTCGTGTGCCGAATCCTCGCTTTGTAGGTAAAACGGAAATGGGCCCGCGAGGAGATGCGATTGCCCAGTTCGATTGGTGTGTAGGGGAGATTCTTTCTACGCTAGATAGCTTGGGATTGGCAGATAATACCTTGGTTATTCTTTCCAGTGACAACGGCCCGGTAGTAGATGATGGATATGCCGATGGCGCCGAAGAGTTGCTAGGAGAACATACACCCTGGGGACCTTTCCGGGGAGGTAAATATAGTGCTTTCGAAGCGGGGACTTGTATACCGTGTATTATCCGTTGGCCTGGTATGGTAGAGCCTTCTATTTCTACCGCTTTAGTTTCTCAAGTAGATTGGCTGGCTTCGCTGGCTGCTCTAACCGGTACGGCATTACCGGATGGTGCTGCTCCTGACAGTTTTAACGAGTTGGATACTTGGTTGGGGCGTACTACCAAAGGCCGTGACTATGTAATTGAACAAGCTGCCAATAAAACTCTTTCTGTTATTTCGGGCAAATGGAAGTATATTGAACCGAATGATGGACCGGCTATGGTTCCCTGGGGACCCAAAATAGAAACCGGGTATAATAAGGAGCCTCAATTATATGATATGTCTACCGATAGGAACGAACGTCGTAACTTGGCTTCCGAAAATCCGGAGAAGGTGAAGGAGTTGCAAGAAGTGTTGAAAACGGTTCGTACTAATAAGATAACCAGAAAATAGTTAAAGTAATATTGCCTGCCAATTTCTGCTCTTAAAGCCGTTTTTTATTTATCGGAGATCCCGCGTCAAGCGCGGGATGACAGAAATGGGTATAAGCTGTTCCGAATACCTGTCATCCCGCGCTTGACACGGGATTTCCCATTGTTAAAACCGGCTTATGCCGCTGGGAGATGGCGAATCAAGTCCGCCATGACAGGATTAGGTAAAAGGTTGCTCTTTGGAGGTGCTTCACTCCCTGGAATGACAGAGTAAGTGAGCTTTGTTTTTATTCATTTATTTCTTTTTGAATATCAATTGATTATTATTCTTATCCAACCATGTATTGATAAATGTACGAAATTCTTCGTATTGGGCAGGAGGAATTTGTTGTTGCTTCAATACTAACGTCCGATGAACGGTAACTTCATTTTCTCCGGGCTCAATAGTAATTTTTAGAAATCCGAAAGGTTTATCCAATTCAATATCTAAAGCAGGAGATTCCAGTTCCATATCCTTCGGAAGAAGGAATGTTTGTGTATACTTTTCTCTTTGCAGCCGGGGAAGCTCCAGTACATCAGAACGTTGGCTATTCAACCGGTTTATCATGTTCCAGTTTTTCACACCTAGAGGGGAACATACTGTAAAAGGAGTTACCACATACCCGGTTTTAGAAGCAATTTCCCGGTCTTC
The genomic region above belongs to Parabacteroides pacaensis and contains:
- a CDS encoding NupC/NupG family nucleoside CNT transporter — translated: MTFIHGGGFSWESLGRGMLGLFVVLAIAYALSNNRRRIDWKLVGGGLLMQILLALAVLYIPFIGQLFEWIGHIFLKIMDFTQDGMRFLLGPYADKTGSAGFVFLFHALPVVIFFSALVSLFYYWGVIQRIVIAFAWILKKFMKITGAEGLVVAGNIFMGMTESPVLIKNYLPHMNRSEIFLVMVAGMGTIAGSVMASYIGMLGSSDPESRLMFAKLLLSASVMAAPAAVVIAKIMCPQTEDVKDVATKVESRQYANALDALASGTTLGVKLMVNIAAMLLVFIAVVGLLNYITEDIIGRFTGLNDWVVEFTGGKAGGFTIQFILGFILSPLMWLIGVPTSDISLVGSLLGQKTILNEFVAYSQLQQWKDAGLFVYEKSVIMSTYILCGFANISSIGILLGGLGVLAPEKRKMITQMGVPSMIGGALVSILSATMIGLILG
- a CDS encoding 16S rRNA (uracil(1498)-N(3))-methyltransferase translates to MQIFYAPDIAVNPELPDEEAQHCIRVLRLTEGNEILLTDGKGRFYKAIISRAHPKHCEVSIRESWEQLPLWNFRIHVAVAPTKNMDRMEWFVEKATEIGVNEITCLNCRFSERREIKPARLEKILISAVKQSQKATIPVLNGMTDFKQFVRQPFAGRKFIAHCNEGEKPLLKELYNKGENALILIGPEGDFSPEEVDEAQKQGYEAISLGNSRLRTETAALVACHTLHVLNY
- a CDS encoding SDR family oxidoreductase translates to MKEKNNKLQNPLTQYYAGTYEIQQQQAPGLQLEMKPKPDCGEESYRGCNKLEGRKALVTGGDSGIGRAAAIAYAREGADVAINYLPFEQKDAEEVAKYIEEAGRKAVLIPGDISDEAFCKEMVEKAYHELGGLDIVALVAGKQVAVKNFEDITTEQLLKTFETNVFSLFWILQPALKYMPAGSTIITTTSIQAYRPSEILVDYASTKSAIMAFSRALAKQLAPRGIRVNAVAPGPIWTPLQISGGQLPEKLPHFGQSTPLKRAGQPAELAGVYVFLASPESSYVTAEVYGVTGGEHTF
- the murB gene encoding UDP-N-acetylmuramate dehydrogenase; the protein is MEIKQNYSLEKHNTFRLPVKARWFLEYDTEEDIVTALRDEYFMECYKIHIGAGSNLLFLNDFNGIILHSRIKDITVISENEESVCLKVGSGVIWDELVQYAVSHGWGGIENLSHIPGEVGAAAIQNIGAYGVEVKDVIDSVEGYHIPTLEKQVFSKAECQYAYRSSIFKTEYADQYIIAYVNIRLSKKPLFSLSYGNLKDELAKYPEISLQTIRDAIIAIRSKKLPDPEQIGNAGSFFMNPVVTEEEFQELKNKFPDIPSYPASDNKVKVPAAWLIEQCGFKGQAYGQAGVYDKQALVLVNLGNADGNEIALLADIIIQTVEVRFGIRLRPEVKYIC
- a CDS encoding MBL fold metallo-hydrolase, whose protein sequence is MRITFLGTGTSTGVPEIGCQCEVCTSNDKRDRRLRTSILVETQGKKNLIDCGPDFRWQVLVNRITHLDGVLVTHEHYDHVGGLDDLRPFCRHHTDVNIYTEQNVADAIRTRIPYVFKENPYPGVPRLKLHEITAGTPFMVAGVKIIPIRVMHGRLPILGFRIGNFAYLTDLKTLPEEEFIKLQHLKVLVIDALRKEEHPTHASVDEAMQLVNRLHPDESYFIHMSHKIGLHAIVDKELPAHVHYSYDGLIVDIPEELPQAE
- a CDS encoding HU family DNA-binding protein, producing the protein MNKTQLVDAMAAKSGLSKTDVAKALNAFTECVGEATKAGDSVALVGFGSFSVAQRSARQGINPRTKETIEIPAKKVVKFKPGAALDLE
- a CDS encoding sulfatase family protein translates to MQNGYYIGISSFAFLTLSTACNQSQKSLRPAPPAMKPNIIFIYADDLGYGDLECYGATRVKTPNVNKLASEGIRFTNAHAAASTSTPSRYAMLTGEYAWRQPGTDVAPGDAGMIIRPERYTLADMFKQAGYTTAAIGKWHLGLGDKTGEQDWNKQISPALTDIGFDYSYIMAATADRVPCVYVENGLVVNLDPDDPIEVSYKRNFAGEPTGKDNPELLYRQKPSHGHDMSIVNGISRIGFMKGGKKALWNDETIADSITAKAVRFIHQHQSEPFFLYFATNDVHVPRVPNPRFVGKTEMGPRGDAIAQFDWCVGEILSTLDSLGLADNTLVILSSDNGPVVDDGYADGAEELLGEHTPWGPFRGGKYSAFEAGTCIPCIIRWPGMVEPSISTALVSQVDWLASLAALTGTALPDGAAPDSFNELDTWLGRTTKGRDYVIEQAANKTLSVISGKWKYIEPNDGPAMVPWGPKIETGYNKEPQLYDMSTDRNERRNLASENPEKVKELQEVLKTVRTNKITRK